In a single window of the Chondrocystis sp. NIES-4102 genome:
- a CDS encoding magnesium and cobalt transport protein CorA has product MTAKSFRLLKRAQQSGDQVSFNYFHHQPGSLPGVIAIDQEAKPTEISLIDYNSQELIHLNQLTCAECATYLDSESVSWVDVAGLGDHVVLQSLSEAFNLHPLVLEAVANVPQRPKVEDHEHQLVIITQMANLKPQAAGFWLEQVSFVLGENYLLTVQEEPERDCFDLVRDRLNRNRGIIRRQKADYLTYALWDAVIDGYFPILEAYGEKIEILENEVITQSSDRILGKIYRIRRELLALRRGIWSQRDALNTLIREGHPLISDHVLIYFKDCYDHTVQIIDTIETYRELASGLIDIYLSAVNNRMNEVMKLLTVVSSIFIPLTFIAGIYGMNFNPEASPFNMPELNWYWGYPFCLGVMATVALILVSYFWRRGWLRSS; this is encoded by the coding sequence ATGACAGCAAAATCATTTCGTTTATTAAAGCGCGCTCAACAGTCTGGCGATCAAGTTTCATTTAATTATTTTCATCATCAACCAGGTAGTTTGCCTGGTGTAATTGCTATTGATCAAGAGGCTAAACCGACCGAGATAAGCTTAATTGATTACAATTCACAAGAATTAATTCATCTTAACCAGTTAACTTGTGCCGAATGTGCTACTTATCTTGATAGTGAATCTGTATCCTGGGTAGATGTTGCAGGTTTAGGGGATCACGTGGTTTTACAATCACTAAGTGAAGCATTTAATTTACATCCTCTGGTTTTAGAAGCTGTAGCCAATGTTCCCCAACGTCCAAAAGTAGAAGATCATGAGCATCAATTAGTAATTATTACCCAAATGGCTAATCTTAAACCTCAAGCAGCAGGTTTTTGGCTAGAACAAGTTAGTTTCGTCTTAGGGGAAAATTATCTATTAACAGTACAAGAAGAACCTGAGAGAGATTGTTTTGATCTAGTACGCGATCGCTTAAATCGTAATCGAGGAATTATCAGACGACAAAAAGCGGATTATCTTACCTACGCCCTTTGGGATGCTGTTATTGATGGTTATTTTCCCATTTTAGAAGCCTATGGGGAAAAAATAGAAATATTAGAAAATGAGGTTATTACTCAATCGAGCGATCGCATTTTAGGTAAAATCTATCGTATTAGGCGGGAGTTATTAGCTTTGCGCCGTGGTATTTGGTCACAAAGGGATGCTTTAAATACTTTAATTAGAGAAGGTCATCCATTAATAAGTGATCATGTACTAATTTATTTTAAAGATTGTTATGATCATACAGTTCAAATTATTGATACCATCGAAACCTATCGTGAACTTGCATCAGGACTAATAGATATTTATTTGTCGGCAGTAAATAATAGAATGAACGAGGTTATGAAGTTACTAACTGTCGTCTCTAGTATTTTTATTCCTCTAACTTTTATCGCAGGTATTTATGGGATGAATTTTAATCCAGAGGCTTCTCCTTTCAATATGCCCGAATTAAATTGGTATTGGGGTTATCCTTTTTGTTTGGGAGTGATGGCTACTGTTGCCCTAATTCTGGTTAGTTATTTTTGGCGACGGGGCTGGTTAAGGTCTAGTTAA
- a CDS encoding DedA family protein: protein MLRRAYDWVISWSDTPYGSWALFLLAFAESSCFPIPPDVLLIALAVGQPVAAFQFSLICSVGSVLGGLAGYGIGFFAFESIGQPILDLYDPDQQVFNQIRGMYDTWGFWGVLVAAITPIPYKVFTIASGVFKFDIWQFVLASVLGRSFRFFLVGGLIFWGGESLKDWIEKYFDWVAWGFLAVLVLGFLVLKFI from the coding sequence ATGCTTAGAAGAGCCTATGACTGGGTTATCAGTTGGAGTGATACACCTTATGGAAGTTGGGCATTATTTTTATTGGCTTTTGCTGAATCTTCTTGTTTTCCCATTCCCCCCGATGTATTATTAATTGCTTTGGCTGTGGGACAACCAGTAGCAGCTTTCCAATTTTCTTTAATTTGTAGTGTCGGTTCGGTTTTGGGAGGTTTGGCTGGATATGGAATTGGTTTTTTTGCTTTTGAAAGTATTGGTCAGCCAATTTTAGATCTTTATGATCCAGATCAGCAGGTTTTTAATCAAATTAGAGGGATGTACGATACCTGGGGTTTTTGGGGAGTATTAGTTGCAGCAATTACCCCTATTCCTTATAAAGTGTTTACTATTGCTTCGGGTGTATTTAAATTTGATATATGGCAGTTTGTTTTAGCGTCTGTTTTGGGTCGTAGTTTTCGCTTTTTCTTGGTAGGGGGATTGATTTTTTGGGGCGGAGAATCTTTAAAAGATTGGATCGAGAAGTATTTTGATTGGGTTGCTTGGGGATTTTTAGCAGTATTGGTTTTAGGATTTTTGGTACTTAAATTTATTTAA
- the ahcY gene encoding adenosylhomocysteinase, translated as MQVIAKEKKNTQDYKVADITLADWGRKEISIAEGEMPALMTIRAKYRDSKPLQGAKIIGCIHMTIQTAVLIETLCELGAEVRWSSCNIFSTQDHAAAAIAAAGIPVFAWKGETEDEYMWCIEQTCHNGDGELWDANMILDDGGDLTGHIHQKYPQMLDSIHGVTEETTTGVHRLWEMLENGELKIPAINVNDSVTKAKNDNKYGCRHSLNDAIKRGLDHLMAGKKALVIGYGDVGKGSAASLRQEGMIVKIAEVDPICAMQACMDGYELVSPYIDGKNDGTIDSINKDLLASMDMVVTATGNFNVCDSNMLTCLKSGAVVCNIGHFDNEIDTAFMRRQWRWAEVKPQVHQVYRSEDPQDFLLLLSEGRLVNLGNATGHPSRIMDGSFANQVLAQMFLFERKFADQSPETKAKSITVDVLPKHLDEEVARYMVAGFGGVITQLTEQQAKYINVPINGPFKPDSYKY; from the coding sequence ATGCAAGTAATTGCTAAAGAAAAAAAGAATACTCAAGACTATAAGGTAGCGGACATTACCCTTGCAGATTGGGGACGCAAGGAAATATCTATAGCAGAAGGTGAAATGCCAGCTTTGATGACTATTCGGGCTAAATACCGTGATAGTAAGCCATTACAAGGGGCTAAAATTATTGGCTGTATTCACATGACTATTCAAACGGCAGTTTTGATTGAAACTCTGTGTGAATTAGGGGCCGAAGTTCGCTGGTCATCTTGTAATATTTTTTCCACTCAAGATCATGCTGCTGCTGCGATCGCTGCTGCTGGAATTCCAGTATTTGCTTGGAAAGGCGAAACTGAAGATGAATATATGTGGTGTATTGAGCAAACTTGCCATAATGGCGACGGTGAGCTTTGGGATGCCAATATGATTTTAGATGATGGTGGAGATTTAACAGGTCATATCCATCAAAAATATCCTCAAATGTTAGATAGTATTCATGGTGTGACTGAAGAAACCACCACTGGTGTACATCGTTTGTGGGAAATGCTGGAAAATGGCGAATTAAAAATTCCTGCTATTAATGTTAATGATTCTGTTACTAAAGCTAAAAATGACAATAAGTATGGTTGTCGTCATAGTTTGAATGATGCTATTAAACGTGGTCTTGATCATTTAATGGCTGGCAAAAAAGCTTTAGTAATTGGTTATGGTGATGTGGGTAAGGGTTCGGCTGCTTCTCTACGTCAAGAGGGCATGATTGTTAAAATAGCCGAAGTTGATCCTATTTGTGCTATGCAGGCTTGTATGGATGGGTATGAATTGGTATCCCCCTACATTGATGGTAAAAATGATGGCACAATCGATAGCATCAATAAAGACTTGTTGGCATCTATGGATATGGTGGTAACAGCTACTGGTAACTTTAACGTTTGTGACTCTAATATGTTGACCTGCTTGAAATCAGGCGCAGTGGTTTGTAATATTGGTCACTTTGATAATGAGATTGACACAGCATTTATGCGTCGCCAATGGCGTTGGGCTGAGGTTAAACCACAAGTACACCAAGTATACCGTAGTGAAGATCCACAGGACTTTCTCTTGCTTTTATCTGAAGGTCGTTTAGTTAACTTGGGTAATGCTACAGGACATCCTTCTCGCATTATGGATGGTTCTTTTGCTAACCAAGTACTTGCGCAGATGTTCTTATTTGAGCGTAAATTTGCTGATCAGTCTCCAGAAACTAAAGCCAAGAGTATTACTGTCGATGTTTTACCTAAGCATTTAGATGAGGAAGTTGCTCGTTATATGGTTGCAGGGTTTGGCGGGGTAATTACTCAATTAACCGAACAACAAGCGAAATATATTAATGTACCAATTAACGGCCCATTTAAGCCTGATAGTTACAAGTACTAA
- a CDS encoding deoxyxylulose-5-phosphate synthase: protein MHLSEITHPNQLHGLSIRQLEDIARQIREKHLQTVATSGGHLGPGLGVVELTIALYQTLDLDRDKVIWDVGHQAYPHKLLTGRYNKFDTLRQKDGVAGYLKISENKFDHFGAGHASTSISAALGMALARDAKGEDFKCVAVIGDGALTGGMALEAINHAGHLPNTNLMVVLNDNEMSISPNVGAISRYLNKVRLSDPIQFISDNLEEQFKQLPFFGESLTPEMERVKEGMKRLAVPKVGAVIEELGFKYFGPIDGHNLSELISTFKQAHKVPGPVLVHVATVKGKGYAIAEKDQVGYHAQSPFNLATGKAAPATKPKPPSYSKVFADTLTALAENDSKIVGITAAMATGTGLDKLQSKLPKQYIDVGIAEQHAVTLAAGMACEGIKPVAVIYSTFLQRAYDQIIHDICIQKLPVFFCLDRAGIVGADGPTHQGMYDIAYLRCIPNIVVMAPKDEAELQQMMVTGINYRDGAIAMRYPRGNGVGVPLMDEGWESIEIGKGEILRHGDDLLLVGYGTQVYPALQVAEILSEHGIEATVVNARFVKPLDIDLIAPLAKRIGKVVTLEEGCLMGGFGSAVLEALQDNDIFVPVKRFGVPDILVEHATPEQSKVSLGLTSSQMAQSILKVFFDSKSKEPSVVS from the coding sequence ATGCATTTAAGCGAAATAACTCATCCTAATCAGTTGCACGGTCTATCAATCCGACAACTTGAGGACATCGCACGCCAGATAAGAGAAAAACATTTACAAACAGTTGCAACTAGTGGCGGTCATTTAGGCCCAGGGTTAGGTGTAGTAGAATTAACTATTGCTTTATATCAAACTTTAGATTTAGATCGCGATAAAGTAATTTGGGATGTAGGACATCAGGCATATCCTCATAAATTACTTACGGGTCGATATAACAAGTTTGATACCCTGCGTCAAAAAGATGGTGTAGCTGGTTATTTAAAAATAAGCGAAAATAAATTTGATCATTTTGGGGCAGGACACGCTTCTACTAGTATCTCCGCAGCTTTAGGCATGGCATTAGCAAGAGATGCTAAAGGGGAAGATTTTAAATGTGTCGCGGTTATCGGTGATGGTGCTTTAACTGGAGGTATGGCATTAGAAGCGATTAATCACGCAGGTCATCTACCTAACACCAACCTAATGGTAGTGCTTAATGACAATGAAATGTCAATTTCTCCTAATGTAGGTGCTATTTCGCGCTACCTGAACAAAGTTCGCTTATCAGACCCAATTCAGTTTATTTCGGATAATTTAGAGGAACAGTTTAAACAGCTACCTTTCTTTGGTGAATCTTTAACGCCTGAAATGGAAAGGGTCAAAGAAGGGATGAAACGCCTAGCAGTACCAAAAGTTGGGGCTGTAATTGAGGAGTTGGGCTTTAAGTATTTTGGCCCAATTGATGGTCATAATCTGTCAGAATTAATTTCTACCTTTAAACAAGCTCATAAAGTACCAGGGCCTGTACTAGTTCACGTGGCAACGGTAAAAGGGAAAGGATATGCTATAGCTGAAAAAGATCAAGTAGGATATCATGCCCAAAGTCCCTTTAACTTGGCTACAGGTAAAGCTGCGCCTGCTACTAAGCCTAAGCCACCAAGTTACAGTAAGGTATTTGCAGATACCCTAACAGCCTTGGCAGAAAATGATTCTAAAATTGTCGGTATAACTGCTGCAATGGCAACAGGAACGGGTTTAGATAAACTACAAAGTAAGTTACCTAAACAATACATTGATGTAGGAATTGCTGAACAACACGCCGTCACTTTAGCTGCTGGGATGGCTTGTGAAGGGATAAAACCTGTAGCGGTTATTTATTCCACTTTCCTACAACGGGCGTATGATCAGATAATTCATGATATCTGTATTCAAAAGTTACCTGTATTTTTCTGTCTAGATCGAGCGGGAATTGTTGGGGCAGATGGCCCGACTCACCAAGGTATGTACGATATTGCTTATCTACGGTGTATACCTAATATTGTGGTAATGGCACCTAAAGACGAAGCGGAGTTACAACAAATGATGGTAACTGGTATTAATTACCGAGATGGCGCGATCGCTATGCGTTATCCTCGTGGTAATGGTGTCGGTGTGCCATTAATGGATGAGGGGTGGGAATCTATCGAAATTGGCAAAGGTGAAATTCTGCGTCATGGAGATGATTTACTCTTAGTCGGTTATGGAACTCAAGTATATCCTGCGCTACAAGTGGCAGAAATACTCAGTGAACATGGGATCGAAGCGACAGTAGTTAATGCTCGTTTTGTTAAACCCTTGGATATAGATTTAATTGCTCCTTTAGCTAAACGCATTGGTAAAGTAGTTACTCTAGAAGAAGGGTGTTTGATGGGTGGTTTTGGTTCGGCAGTTTTGGAGGCTCTCCAAGACAACGATATTTTTGTCCCTGTTAAACGCTTTGGTGTACCTGATATTTTGGTAGAACACGCAACCCCAGAACAATCTAAAGTTAGTTTGGGTTTAACTAGTTCGCAAATGGCACAAAGTATCCTTAAGGTTTTCTTTGATAGTAAAAGTAAAGAACCTTCTGTGGTTAGTTAA
- a CDS encoding N-acetyl-glucosamine-6-phosphate deacetylase, producing the protein MSIIINARVIGHPGVKEIAIHQGKITAIAPQLDHATEEIIDLQGDWLSLGGIDLQINGALGLAFPDLELKDLGKLEEICDFLWKEGIDGFLPTIVTTSIEKIQRSLFVLAQFIKSQVKHQNTAQILGIHLEGPFLNHQKRGAHPAQYLLPLTIEKIKQVLGEYSHVVKIITLAPELDTTNTVISYLRQQDIIVSLGHSLASDIQAQQAFKQGASMVTHAFNAMPNLHHRQPGLLGAAIVDPNVYCGLIADGHHVCPTMLEIILKASNYEQGIFLVSDALSPLGLADGVYPWDEREIIVTHGVARLADGTLSGTTLPLLTGVKNLITWGCPAEMAIAMATRSPRKAINLPGMEIGEVANFLRWHWDSQQQNLSWSRLKLI; encoded by the coding sequence ATGTCGATAATTATTAATGCCCGTGTAATTGGACACCCAGGGGTAAAAGAAATTGCCATACATCAGGGAAAAATAACAGCGATCGCTCCTCAATTAGATCATGCAACTGAAGAAATTATTGATTTGCAGGGGGACTGGTTATCTTTGGGGGGAATAGACTTACAAATTAATGGTGCGTTGGGTTTAGCATTTCCCGATTTAGAATTAAAAGATCTCGGCAAACTTGAGGAAATCTGTGATTTTTTATGGAAAGAGGGAATAGATGGTTTTCTTCCCACTATAGTTACTACATCAATTGAAAAAATACAGCGATCGCTTTTTGTCTTGGCTCAATTTATTAAGTCTCAAGTCAAGCATCAGAATACAGCCCAAATATTAGGAATACATTTAGAAGGGCCTTTTTTAAATCACCAAAAAAGAGGCGCACATCCTGCCCAATATCTCCTGCCTTTAACTATTGAAAAAATTAAACAAGTTTTAGGCGAATATAGTCATGTAGTCAAAATTATTACCCTCGCCCCAGAATTGGATACTACTAATACAGTTATTAGCTATCTGAGACAACAGGATATTATTGTTAGCTTGGGGCATTCATTAGCTAGTGATATCCAAGCCCAACAAGCTTTTAAACAAGGGGCATCAATGGTAACTCATGCCTTTAACGCTATGCCTAACCTGCACCACCGTCAACCAGGACTTTTAGGTGCTGCTATTGTTGACCCTAATGTGTATTGTGGTTTAATTGCTGATGGTCATCATGTTTGTCCGACTATGCTAGAGATTATCCTCAAAGCTAGTAATTACGAGCAAGGTATTTTTTTAGTCAGTGATGCCCTATCCCCTTTAGGGTTAGCGGATGGAGTCTATCCTTGGGATGAGCGAGAAATTATAGTTACCCACGGAGTAGCTAGACTAGCCGATGGTACATTATCAGGAACAACTTTACCCCTACTAACTGGCGTAAAAAATCTAATTACATGGGGTTGTCCAGCAGAGATGGCGATCGCTATGGCTACTAGATCTCCTAGAAAAGCCATCAACTTACCAGGTATGGAAATTGGAGAGGTTGCTAATTTCTTACGTTGGCATTGGGATAGTCAACAGCAAAATTTATCTTGGTCTAGACTGAAATTAATTTAA
- a CDS encoding 5'-methylthioadenosine phosphorylase, whose protein sequence is MVEAKIGIIGGSGLYQMEALENVEEITLSTPFGDPSDALIVGQLEGANVAFLARHGRNHHLLPTELPFRANIHAMKQLGVEYLISASAVGSLKEAAKPLDIVIPDQFIDRTKNRAATFFGAGLVAHIAFGDPICPNLANILSESVTSLNLVDVDLHQGGTYVCMEGPAFSTKAESNLYRSWGATVVGMTNLPEAKLAREAEIAYATLALVTDYDCWHPDHDSVTVEMVVNNLRRNAVNAQKVIQETVKRLHNNPPPSAAHSALKYAILTPLDKVPQETKANLELLIRKYL, encoded by the coding sequence ATGGTAGAAGCAAAAATTGGCATCATTGGCGGTAGTGGTCTATACCAGATGGAGGCATTAGAAAACGTTGAGGAAATTACTCTTTCTACTCCGTTTGGTGACCCTTCAGACGCTTTAATTGTCGGTCAATTAGAAGGAGCAAATGTAGCTTTTCTAGCTCGTCATGGGCGTAATCATCATTTATTACCAACAGAATTGCCTTTTCGTGCCAATATTCACGCGATGAAGCAATTGGGAGTGGAATATCTTATTTCTGCCTCTGCTGTAGGATCTTTAAAAGAAGCAGCCAAACCCTTAGATATAGTCATCCCCGATCAATTTATCGATCGCACAAAAAACCGTGCTGCTACCTTTTTCGGTGCTGGTTTAGTGGCTCATATTGCCTTTGGTGATCCTATCTGCCCTAATTTAGCCAATATATTGAGCGAGTCCGTTACATCTTTAAATTTAGTCGATGTGGATTTACATCAGGGTGGCACTTATGTTTGTATGGAGGGTCCTGCCTTCTCTACTAAAGCTGAGTCTAATCTTTATCGTAGTTGGGGTGCAACTGTAGTCGGTATGACGAATTTACCCGAAGCTAAATTAGCTAGGGAGGCGGAAATTGCTTATGCTACCCTTGCTTTAGTTACTGATTATGATTGCTGGCATCCTGATCACGATAGTGTAACAGTGGAAATGGTGGTTAATAATCTTCGGCGTAATGCTGTTAATGCCCAAAAAGTAATTCAGGAAACTGTTAAACGGTTACACAATAATCCTCCCCCCTCGGCAGCCCATTCTGCTCTTAAATATGCCATTTTAACGCCGTTGGATAAAGTACCCCAAGAGACTAAAGCTAATTTGGAATTGTTAATTAGGAAATATCTTTAA
- a CDS encoding response regulator receiver modulated diguanylate cyclase/phosphodiesterase: protein MSNYQFNSDSGTILIVDDVADNLRVLSTSLTQRGYQVRCAINGTMALIAAKKDPPQLILLDIKMPDIDGYQVCQQLKADELTRNIPIIFLSALDDVIDKVKAFAVGGVDYITKPFQAEEVVSRIQHQLDLQAAKTEIDKLNTQLEQTVKKRTAQLEAVIQQLNAEIAQHQHTQHQLSHQALHDALTGLPNRTLFMEHLTKAIQRHQRNPHYLFAVLFIDLDRFKIINDSWGHLVGDQLLVAVAGILKECCRDLDTVARLSGDEFTILLEDLQDFQDAIAVAERLLDRLSAPIHLDKRRVFSGASIGIVYSSIYYKNGIELLRDADTAMYRAKELGKGRYAVFDREMYDQTIHLSQLETDLRLALDRQEFVLHYQPIVSLTTSKLIGFEALLRWQHPRIGLITPEEFINIAEDTGLIIPLGEWVLKEACQQLSAWQSTFPMASALHISVNLSCKQIKQLDFVEKLEQILITTGLNRNSLRLELTETMLMDRAEKTIELLSQIKQQKVQLSIDDFGTGYSSLSYLHRFPVDTLKIDRSFVNLINTKNSNYEIVKTIITLAHSLGMKAIAEGVETPHQITLLTKLGCEAAQGYFFAKPLDKPLAESIILNNPQW from the coding sequence ATGAGTAATTATCAATTTAATTCAGATTCGGGGACTATTTTAATAGTTGACGATGTAGCTGATAATTTGCGAGTTTTATCCACATCATTAACACAGAGGGGTTATCAAGTTCGTTGCGCAATCAACGGTACAATGGCATTAATTGCAGCTAAAAAAGATCCTCCCCAATTAATATTACTTGATATCAAAATGCCAGATATAGATGGATATCAAGTGTGTCAACAGTTAAAAGCTGATGAATTAACTCGCAATATTCCAATTATTTTTTTAAGTGCTTTAGATGACGTAATTGACAAAGTTAAAGCTTTTGCGGTTGGTGGGGTAGATTATATTACCAAACCATTCCAAGCAGAAGAAGTTGTCAGTCGTATCCAGCATCAATTAGATTTACAAGCTGCCAAAACAGAAATTGACAAATTAAATACTCAATTAGAGCAAACGGTAAAAAAAAGGACGGCACAATTAGAGGCTGTCATCCAACAATTAAACGCAGAAATTGCTCAACATCAACACACACAACACCAGCTATCCCATCAAGCTTTACATGATGCTTTAACAGGTCTACCTAATCGTACCCTGTTTATGGAGCATCTTACTAAAGCAATACAACGCCATCAAAGAAATCCTCATTATTTATTTGCAGTATTATTTATAGATTTAGATCGTTTTAAAATTATTAACGATAGTTGGGGACATTTAGTAGGAGACCAATTGCTGGTTGCTGTTGCTGGAATACTCAAAGAATGTTGTCGTGATCTCGATACTGTAGCACGTTTGAGTGGAGATGAATTTACGATCTTACTAGAAGATTTACAAGATTTTCAAGACGCGATCGCAGTTGCTGAAAGATTATTAGATCGATTATCTGCCCCAATTCACTTAGATAAACGGCGAGTTTTTTCTGGTGCTAGTATTGGTATAGTTTATAGTTCTATTTATTATAAAAATGGCATTGAATTGTTAAGAGATGCTGATACTGCTATGTATCGTGCCAAAGAACTAGGTAAAGGACGTTATGCTGTCTTTGATCGCGAAATGTATGATCAGACTATTCATTTATCACAACTAGAAACAGATTTACGTTTAGCTTTAGATCGTCAAGAATTTGTTTTACATTATCAGCCTATTGTATCCTTAACAACTTCAAAATTAATTGGTTTTGAAGCTTTATTACGTTGGCAACATCCGCGCATAGGGTTAATTACGCCTGAAGAATTTATTAATATAGCTGAAGATACAGGGTTAATTATTCCCTTGGGCGAATGGGTATTAAAAGAAGCCTGTCAACAATTATCAGCTTGGCAGTCAACATTTCCTATGGCTTCAGCTTTACATATTAGTGTTAATCTTTCTTGCAAACAAATTAAACAGTTAGATTTTGTAGAAAAATTAGAGCAAATTTTAATTACGACTGGTTTAAACAGAAATTCCTTAAGACTAGAGCTTACAGAAACAATGTTAATGGATCGAGCAGAAAAAACCATTGAGCTTTTAAGTCAGATTAAACAACAAAAAGTGCAGTTAAGTATTGATGATTTTGGGACGGGTTATTCTTCTTTGAGTTATTTACACCGTTTTCCTGTAGATACTCTCAAAATTGATCGCTCGTTTGTCAATCTAATTAATACTAAAAATAGTAATTATGAGATAGTAAAAACTATTATTACTTTAGCTCATTCCTTGGGTATGAAAGCGATCGCCGAAGGAGTGGAAACGCCCCATCAAATAACCCTATTAACTAAGCTAGGTTGCGAAGCAGCACAAGGATATTTCTTTGCTAAACCTCTAGATAAACCTCTAGCAGAATCAATTATTCTCAATAACCCTCAATGGTGA
- the hisIE gene encoding histidine biosynthesis bifunctional protein, phosphoribosyl-AMP cyclohydrolase/phosphoribosyl-ATP pyrophosphohydrolase, with the protein MFNNPINKQTIPLDKIRYNDQGLVPAIAQDYLDGTVLMMAWMNLESLQKTIETGETWYWSRSRQELWHKGSTSGHIQKVRSLRYDCDSDALLITIEQIGDVACHTGERSCFHQVEQTKLAPPADTLSEVYRVICDRCLHPSETSYTCKLLAGGDNKILKKIGEEAAEVVMACKDDDSQAIAGEVADLFYHTLVALAYHKVDIRDVYRQLQSRRG; encoded by the coding sequence ATGTTTAATAATCCGATAAATAAACAAACTATTCCTCTAGATAAAATTCGCTATAATGACCAGGGATTAGTACCTGCGATCGCCCAAGATTATCTTGATGGTACAGTTTTAATGATGGCTTGGATGAATCTAGAGTCATTACAAAAAACCATCGAAACAGGAGAAACTTGGTATTGGAGTCGCTCACGTCAGGAATTATGGCATAAGGGATCAACCTCTGGACATATTCAAAAAGTGCGATCGCTACGTTATGATTGTGATAGTGATGCTTTGCTTATTACCATTGAACAAATTGGTGATGTTGCTTGTCACACTGGGGAACGTAGTTGTTTTCACCAAGTAGAACAAACTAAGTTAGCACCACCTGCTGACACTTTATCAGAAGTATATCGAGTAATTTGCGATCGCTGTTTACATCCTAGCGAAACTTCCTATACCTGCAAATTATTAGCAGGGGGAGACAACAAAATTTTGAAGAAAATAGGCGAAGAAGCAGCAGAAGTAGTAATGGCTTGCAAAGATGACGATAGTCAGGCGATCGCAGGAGAAGTTGCGGACTTATTTTACCATACTTTGGTTGCTTTGGCTTATCATAAAGTAGATATTCGGGATGTTTATCGTCAGTTACAATCTCGACGAGGTTAG
- a CDS encoding mce related protein — protein sequence MRSRTVKEGSVGLLIIFSIILFTGVVLWLRGIQFGKKSYRIIADFADVNGIQGGDPVRYRGLKVGKVDEIRPSSNGVDVIIAIDSSDLLIPKNVTLQARSSGLIGQTFVDIVPNSNLPNTIAGMTALSSNCDPNQIVCDNMRLPGEKSITLDDLLPYTYRFSKAYGEPEFVAKVDSAVGNAAVAAEEVAKLTKETSALVKDLQQEVANVSKVTNTITNVANNTSSELITTAKTYQATAEQISKLATNVEQLIVQNKSSLTTTLDSISATSDRLQNLVVKVDKTIETTDTQQLVTNLEEITANANVASENLRNISESFSNPENLVTLQQTLDSARVTFDNAQKITADLESITGDPAFLENVRTLVDGLSNLVSTTEQLEEQIKTSQAIKPMQEALLVNPNSHKVTK from the coding sequence ATGCGATCGCGCACTGTTAAAGAAGGATCGGTTGGGTTACTGATTATTTTTAGTATTATTTTATTTACTGGTGTAGTTCTCTGGCTGCGGGGTATTCAATTTGGTAAGAAAAGTTATCGAATTATTGCAGACTTTGCTGATGTTAATGGCATTCAAGGGGGAGATCCTGTACGCTATCGAGGTTTGAAAGTTGGTAAAGTAGACGAGATAAGACCTAGTAGCAACGGTGTAGATGTAATCATCGCCATAGATTCCTCCGATCTTCTAATTCCTAAAAATGTTACCCTACAAGCTAGAAGTTCAGGTTTGATTGGACAAACTTTTGTCGATATTGTGCCTAATTCTAATTTACCCAATACAATTGCTGGCATGACTGCCCTTAGTAGTAATTGTGATCCAAATCAAATTGTCTGTGATAATATGCGTTTGCCTGGGGAAAAATCTATTACTCTAGACGATTTACTACCCTATACTTATCGCTTTAGTAAAGCTTATGGCGAACCTGAATTTGTAGCTAAAGTTGATTCTGCGGTAGGTAATGCTGCTGTTGCTGCGGAGGAAGTGGCAAAACTTACTAAAGAAACTTCTGCTTTGGTTAAAGATTTACAACAAGAAGTAGCTAATGTTTCTAAGGTAACTAATACTATTACTAATGTAGCTAATAATACTTCGAGTGAATTAATTACTACGGCAAAAACCTATCAAGCAACCGCCGAGCAGATAAGTAAATTAGCAACCAATGTCGAACAGTTAATTGTGCAAAATAAGAGTAGTCTTACTACTACTTTAGATAGTATTAGTGCTACGAGCGATCGCTTGCAAAATTTGGTCGTAAAAGTAGATAAAACTATTGAGACGACAGATACACAACAACTAGTTACTAATTTAGAAGAGATAACTGCTAATGCTAATGTAGCATCTGAAAATCTGAGAAATATTTCAGAAAGTTTTAGTAATCCAGAAAATTTAGTGACTTTACAACAGACTTTGGATTCAGCTAGAGTAACTTTTGATAACGCTCAGAAAATTACCGCCGATCTCGAATCAATTACAGGTGATCCTGCTTTTCTAGAAAATGTCCGTACTTTAGTTGATGGTTTGAGTAATTTAGTTTCCACAACCGAACAGTTAGAAGAACAGATTAAAACTAGTCAGGCGATTAAACCGATGCAGGAAGCTTTATTAGTTAATCCTAATTCCCATAAGGTTACAAAATAA